The Maniola jurtina chromosome 25, ilManJurt1.1, whole genome shotgun sequence genomic sequence acatatccgcctcagtgcctcctccatgacgtcctcaaacagagaaaagtcacccgaaggaggtcggtatgcgcaaactataatatatcgctccagctcaacacaggacagctcaatagtgcgttcaaccgaaagattaagaatgtcttttcgttccttgtaattaatgttgttgcgggttattatcatagatcctccgcgaatagccttctttcttgtgaacgcacttgacaatgaataatttccaagattgacaattaattgataactattgagccaatgctcagtaaggcatagaatatcgatatctaatttttttataaaaagttcaatttcatattcttttccagacaagccctgtatattttggtgtacaagattaatcATACATTGCTTGTCTGTTGTGTTACTActtgatttaaaaattttaccatccttgccggtgaggctctgtatgttttgatgtacagtattcattttacagagctcctccgttgtcttactatctagtttaaaCAGGCAATAGGGTTCCTAATAGTACATAAACCATTGCTTGAGtcaataattgaaatattagtactggaagtactcgagtcaatacagaaaatattagtactagaCGTACGGTTTGTAAAAGAGTCAAGAGACTTTgttacaacacttgtaactgaatcatttaaattatatgcTAATAGTGAAGCAATATGCATCTTGCATCTCTTTGGAAGATGCATACTGTCACCGGTCAATCTAAACTTATTAGTAAAACTATTAATATCAAAGTAAGAAATagcttcgctataatattttgtcagattatacattttcaaatttaatgtatgtatattctcattttgttgtttattaaatgtACCAGAATAAGGAAAGGCACACAAGACAAATTTACATTTGGTTTTCTCatgtaaaattagtaatttttgaATGCATTTTACAATCTGTTGTTTTTTGACTTGCAAACTGTCCCCAAACAACAATATGACATTTGTATTGCTATCCaatgatttttcatttaaattattaattaaatggtAAAAAGTAGCACCAGGGGAACATCTATTAATCACTGAATGCTTTAAGTAATAGCTCATCATGGAGCCGAGCCCTCTACCTAAGCTGTCAGAAATAATTACAGTTTGTTTTATTGGCTTAGTTGAGGGATTCATATTGTCTGATGAAGGAACCCTAACATCTATGCTACACTGCCCTGGGCAAGTATCTGCTTTCACAGGGAGCACTGTAGGGCTATTTTGGCaaattataggtacatttgGAGAACAATCATACCTATTTGTTAATGACTCAAAACGAGCCATGTTATAGTTACTTAATGTAATGTTAATATAGTTACAAATTAGTCTATACTAGAGCTAATaattaaactggacccttttaagtaaagatttttatgtaaacctgtgaggataataTTGCCATTAGCGCAATGAGAGTgtctactttgtcgtattagtttacaaattgcaaaaaccaaattaaagaatttcgcgggcagacccgtctcattaCTGTATAGCAggcaccgaccagaaacaaaagatAGCAGGTACTAGTGGATTATCTATGGTCGAccgtattatttttatttaacaaacagtGAAAAAGgaataaactaaataataataggtaattaaaacaatgaacctaaaacagagacgtgctacctaaacaagattgtgcactgagacaccaaaaacgagcctattgagatagcgctaaattggagtgtgtccctttctattagggtgacaacacgatttgataatgtaagacatttgacggattatatgagaataggagaggatgaatcatcatgataacccatcgccgctcactactgagcacgggtctcttctcagaatgataaaggtttaggccatagtctgccgcgctgtagttataaaagtagagaaattcaatttttttttgttaaatttctgcgaaaaagtaccagtcatgttaagtatgggtacctataatataggtaagtaaaattgttttgtataatctggtgcatgtgtttaggtcctaaacagttttaggaagttcgtaagcaaggcatacttttgggaaaattgatggtacagcgtttctttttaaaaaaaattcagtgcacacgaagccgtagcaaaatcttccgctttaaaatgcattccgcaaactgccgaatatttggtgatatttcctggaacgacagcgatccatttttgccttaagtcttcatttttgagaaatctgtcgataaacagaaaaaaacacttccattaaacaatcaaattatggttaccttactacttctgtatagtatagtacaaaatgttcgccatattgttttgcttgacacccagtgttgtcatcctattaatttaaaaaaatatttataatactttttaaactaaatgatattttaatgacataataaaataaagataacagtatgaaaattactgcgaaaacaaaagaaagtaatcttgttgtttgaaattaaataaacaatgaataagaactttgtgagctacatcataattcgtaccatagaaaatatttttttatgcttgcaatccattagacagggacacactccaatttatagacctctcgctcggctcgtttttccgcttagcataattgtattagaaattggactttatgctaatgcaacagaatttatttttgcagggaattaaagctgaagtgcacaatcatgtttaggtagcacgtctctggtaattacatactctttggtttgCTGACGCGCGCTTATATTATACGTATAGGACGCGCGTTTTATGACtttggagttttttttgttagaaagcgctctaaaggagcGCGCCGTGTATGTCGacgggcgccggtacagacgaagtccatacttatacttaggtatacatatagtttccctaacttgtacaTTAACGacaaactacaaacttgacattggctaatcagtgtaaagccactAGACGAGAGAAATAAAAAACTCATTACCGAAGCCATAGTgtttacatacctactctttgaTCAAAGCCAATCTTGAATCGAAGCAGAAAATAagctttaaaagtttaaaaatgcaATGTTGTGTGCCTTTCTGCAAAAATACTTCGGACAATGTGTCCTCATCACACGGGGAGGGGAAGGCGATTAGCTTTCATGGGTGAGTATATTTGCGTTGACTTGCAAGGCAGTGTAGTCAAATGTAAAGCTCTCACTTTTCAAGCTTCAGCATGTTCAAGTTTATTACATGTTTGTCAGCTATAACTCTGTGCTGAGTTGGATTGAGCAGTAATCAGTAGTCACTCGCAGCCCGCTTGCAGCAAAACAAGTGCTTTcgaaaaattatcaaaatctgGTTAGGAGGATGTCTGGTTTCTAGCCCCAGCTTCGCTCTTGTGTATTGTTGTTACATCCCCTATACCTTACCTTCATTactgttttactttttagaggacctgaataaaaataaaaaggtttatTCAGTTCAAACCTAACCTAGTTATCAAAATTCAGAGTTGGGTCATCATTACCATTAACAGcatccacggctggacataagTGTCTTGCAGAGGCTTCCACACAGCACAGTGTTGCGACGCAGCGGCTCCCTGCATCTCGTTGGATGTCACCTGTCCACACACTTCCAACACTGCTGTCCCGTGCCAGCTCACCATTCTAACCTCCACCTGTTCAATCTAGACTTGTATAAACTTCCAAAATTAAATCAAAGTGTGAATCTGAATCACAATATGTACAACTGCACATATACATAACTTGATTAATGCAGCATGAACGTTTGCTTGCTTGTGTGTAACATAAATGGTGATTTCCAGTTTCCCCAGTGAAGTGCATCTCCGTGCTGAGTGGCTCCGAGCCCTCGGCAAGCAAGACACTCAGCCACCAGACTctgctgtggtctgctcgcagcatttCCTGAATGAcgacatttatgaaacagaaagtggcGTAAGGCAAATTAGTACTGGTGCTATTCCTGTAACAGTGCAGGTAACTCAGAATGTTTTGTATAGGTAGTTAGTAAAACAAAAGTAAAGTTTTGTATAGTTAGTAAAAAACTTcagtttttaagtttgaaaaaatattgtcCTCACATAACTGTTGCAGCATTGTATGGAAACAGTGATGTAGAAATAAGTAGTAGTATATTTGCAGGTTTGCATGATCTGCCTAGACACTGACAGCAAGCTGTTCCTACTGAGCCAACTCAAACTGGAAGGAGCATATGAGAAGTTAACGGGACATGCTGTAAGTTGGTAATGTATGTAGTCTGTACGAGGCACAAACAAGGATTATTTCAGGAATGTTGAAATACTTACATGTTGTTTCAGTTGTGTGCTCAAGGAAACCTGAAACAAACACTTTGCATACAATGTGCTCAGAGATTGATAAGCTTTAGTAgattcagagacaagagcttgagagcgcgTGCACTGATGATGGACTTAGTTGACAAACATGAATTAGTGAGTACCTTATACATACACTTGCATTCCTTTTTAGATTTCcatacctcaaaacgaaaaatggAACACtgagttgtctgtctgtctgtcaatttaggagaatcaaaacctatagggtagtccccgttgacctacaatcatgaaatttatgaggcagcaatatcttatagcacaagtaaacggGAAAATCACAAAACTGTGAATTTCTATtaccatcacaaaaaaaaaacggccaagtgcgagtcagacttgtgcatcgagggttccgtactcaggatttttttctgacattttgcatgataaatcaaaaactgttatgcataaaaataattaaaaatctgttttagaatgtataggtacaGCCTTTTCATTATGATACCcttacatacttatattatacttacattaaaattgaaaaaacttgttatattttgttcatgaccacatttaattatttttttggtgatgtgaCCACAGATTCACGGTTTTTAACGGTTATCAGTAACCATAacgatttattcctttacttgtgctacaagacctacctccctctcaaattttatgattctagaatctaggtcaacaggaagtaccctatgggtttattgacagacaacaaagtgatcctgtaagggttttTTGTATTATACACATTGAATACTTAACTTGTCTCTCAACAGATAACAAGACAACATATACAAATGATAAACCGCACAAAACTCCAACTGAAGAGTGATTTGGTGTTGACAACACTAGGACCTGACCACTGTGACTTACACATACTGGAACACCCCTCggaagacaaacagacagaattaGAGGAAACTGGACTCAGAGTTGCAGTGAAAGCTGAAGGAAGTGGGGATGATGAAGAGACTATGTGTGTTGATGAAGATATGGCAATGAAGAGTGAAGATGACAGGGATATCCAGGGTTTTGTTCGGGATCCGTTAGAATACGAAGGTTGTCCCTTGCAATGTACACTTTGTTTGGAGGAATTTGTCCATGAACATGCATACATGCAACATGTGAGCATGCATCTCTGGGTGAGACAGGTTTCCACTTTACTCGTTAAGTTAATAttagtgcgtacattttgagaaaggactcgcAATATTTTCTCTGTGTGTCAAAGGTACGGTTCACCATACTAAATCATACTTTGATATGAcagaaatctatacatataataaaatagtatagaaaagtggtgtctgtacaatggaaatatataaaaaaaagtagcaggggttgttattatatcgatgctgaacccaaaattgtaattaattttttttttgtctgtttgtctatgtgtttgtgcacgctaatatcagaaacggcttattcgatttagatacggttttcactaatatattgtagtaagcttcacttaacatttagtgtttacttcatgtcaatcggttcataaataaaaaagttatgtcaatttaaagaatcacggcgaacatttttaacgtacagagtacgtactacgcCTCGCGcatgagcgtccgtggctatataaagcgcggtcactattccacgcgaacgaagtcgcgggcacagctagtgttaTGAATATGTTTTGTATTTGGCAGAGCGGCGAGGCTGAGGCTGAGGGCGAGGCTGAGGGACAATGCGGCACGTCACAGCGCGAGGCACACTCGTGGCGCGTCGCCGAGAGCAGGTCAGTATACCCGCCAGTAGCTATAGCGTGCAGTTCCTCCGAGCTGCGACATGCAGTACCGCTACATACATGTGATACATTCCACAGGCGCGCCTGCGCACGCGCCGCGAGCGACGAGCGCAGTGAGCCGGCCACCGCGGAAGCCGATACAGGCCACAGCTGCGGGCACAGAGGACTAACAGATTGTTTTGTCAAACTGTACGACATCTTCCCGAGACGAGACGGCTCGCCGACGATGACACAGGAAGCTGTTACACATATCAGTCATCGGGCGGCGAGTCCGAATGGAGGCCCCACTACGGAATATGCAGTCCCCGGTGAAGAGAAGCTTACCGTGTCACAACCTGCGTACATTTGTGACTCTTGTCAAAGAGTGTTCAAACGAAAAAGTCTGCTAGCAAAACACGTTCAGACTCACGCGCCACTGAATACATTTACTTGCAAGATTTGCCAATACGAAGCTAACGATACAAATCATTTAATtgtgcacatgagaactcacactggtgatcAACCATTTAGTTGtgaattatgtaaatatgaATGTAACGGAAATAGTGATTTAGTtaagcacatgagaactcacactggtgaaaaaccatatcGTTGTAAATTATGTGCATATAAATGTAACCGAAGTAATGATTTAgcgaggcacatgagaactcacactggtgaaaaaccatatcgttgtaaattatgcaaatataaatgtaaacgaAGTGATGCTTTAGTggtgcacatgagaactcacactggtgaaaaaccatattgTT encodes the following:
- the LOC123878041 gene encoding zinc finger protein 260-like isoform X2, which gives rise to MQCCVPFCKNTSDNVSSSHGEGKAISFHGFPSEVHLRAEWLRALGKQDTQPPDSAVVCSQHFLNDDIYETESGVRQISTGAIPVTVQVCMICLDTDSKLFLLSQLKLEGAYEKLTGHALCAQGNLKQTLCIQCAQRLISFSRFRDKSLRARALMMDLVDKHELITRQHIQMINRTKLQLKSDLVLTTLGPDHCDLHILEHPSEDKQTELEETGLRVAVKAEGSGDDEETMCVDEDMAMKSEDDRDIQGFVRDPLEYEGCPLQCTLCLEEFVHEHAYMQHVSMHLWSGEAEAEGEAEGQCGTSQREAHSWRVAESRRACARAASDERSEPATAEADTGHSCGHRGLTDCFVKLYDIFPRRDGSPTMTQEAVTHISHRAASPNGGPTTEYAVPGEEKLTVSQPAYICDSCQRVFKRKSLLAKHVQTHAPLNTFTCKICQYEANDTNHLIVHMRTHTGDQPFSCELCKYECNGNSDLVKHMRTHTGEKPYRCKLCAYKCNRSNDLARHMRTHTGEKPFCCKLCNYKSSQKSPLVVHIRTHTGEKPFSCEICKYKCNRNSDLVQHMRTHTGEKPFCCELCKSKFISKRNLVLHMRTHTAEKPFCCELCKSKFISKRNLVLHMRTHTGEKPYCCELCNYKSSQKRRLVVHMRTHTGEK
- the LOC123878041 gene encoding zinc finger protein 271-like isoform X1: MQCCVPFCKNTSDNVSSSHGEGKAISFHGFPSEVHLRAEWLRALGKQDTQPPDSAVVCSQHFLNDDIYETESGVRQISTGAIPVTVQVCMICLDTDSKLFLLSQLKLEGAYEKLTGHALCAQGNLKQTLCIQCAQRLISFSRFRDKSLRARALMMDLVDKHELITRQHIQMINRTKLQLKSDLVLTTLGPDHCDLHILEHPSEDKQTELEETGLRVAVKAEGSGDDEETMCVDEDMAMKSEDDRDIQGFVRDPLEYEGCPLQCTLCLEEFVHEHAYMQHVSMHLWSGEAEAEGEAEGQCGTSQREAHSWRVAESRRACARAASDERSEPATAEADTGHSCGHRGLTDCFVKLYDIFPRRDGSPTMTQEAVTHISHRAASPNGGPTTEYAVPGEEKLTVSQPAYICDSCQRVFKRKSLLAKHVQTHAPLNTFTCKICQYEANDTNHLIVHMRTHTGDQPFSCELCKYECNGNSDLVKHMRTHTGEKPYRCKLCAYKCNRSNDLARHMRTHTGEKPYRCKLCKYKCKRSDALVVHMRTHTGEKPYCCELCKSKFVSKCNLVLHMRTHTGEKPYFCELCKSKFVSKRNLVLHMRTHTGEKPFCCELCKSKFISKRNIVLHMRTHTGEKPFCCKLCNYKSSQKSPLVVHIRTHTGEKPFSCEICKYKCNRNSDLVQHMRTHTGEKPFCCELCKSKFISKRNLVLHMRTHTAEKPFCCELCKSKFISKRNLVLHMRTHTGEKPYCCELCNYKSSQKRRLVVHMRTHTGEK